The following are encoded together in the Ictalurus punctatus breed USDA103 chromosome 1, Coco_2.0, whole genome shotgun sequence genome:
- the lyplal1 gene encoding lysophospholipase-like protein 1: MAAVQKLKKCAVSQTGKHTASVIFLHGSGDTGQGLRAWVRDVLAQDMAFEHIRVIYPTAPARPYTPMHGALSHVWFDRYKISRDCPEHLESIEEMCSHLGAVVQDEIRAGVPMHRMIIGGFSMGGAMALHLSCRYHQDVAGVFALSSFLNKDSVVYPAVEDAVGRHLPELLQCHGTADELVSHAWGEETSTLLKKAGMATSFHSFPGLNHQLCRPELELLRAWILKKLPSESISIAKS, translated from the exons ATGGCCGCTGTACAGAAACTGAAAAAGTGTGCAGTGTCTCAGACTGGAAAACACACCGCGTCTGTCATTTTTCTTCATGGCTCAG gAGACACAGGGCAGGGATTACGAGCATGGGTTCGTGATGTTCTGGCACAAGACATGGCTTTTGAGCATATCAGAGTGATCTACCCCACTGCTCCAGCAAG GCCGTACACACCTATGCATGGGGCACTGTCTCACGTATGGTTTGACCGCTACAAAATCTCTCGTGACTGCCCAGAGCATTTGGAGTCTATTGAAGAAATGTGCAGTCATTTAGGAGCTGTAGTCCAAGATGAGATCCGAGCTGGTGTACCTATGCACAGGATGATTATCG GTGGCTTCTCTATGGGCGGAGCCATGGCATTACACCTGTCCTGCAGGTACCACCAGGATGTGGCTGGAGTCTTTGCACTGTCCAGTTTCCTTAATAAGGACTCAGTTGTATATCCG GCTGTTGAAGACGCAGTAGGACGTCACCTACCAGAGCTTCTCCAGTGTCATGGCACAGCCGATGAGCTGGTGTCCCATGCCTGGGGCGAAGAGACCAGCACGTTGCTGAAGAAAGCTGGCATGGCTACCTCTTTCCATTCATTCCCAGGGCTTAACCACCAGCTCTGCCGGCCTGAGCTGGAGCTCCTACGTGCCTGGATATTGAAGAAGCTTCCATCTGAAAGCATTTCCATTGCCAAATCCTGA